TCCGATATCCACAGTATTTTTATCACTATTTCTAATTCTAGAATTTCTAATAATAACATCATAAAAGTTCTTTTCATTCTGAGGTATATCAAAGTATGATTCAAAATTTTCAACTTCTACTCCTTTAGCAATAGCGCATAATCCATAAATCAATGATTTAAAAACAAATAAGCGTGTTTGTTCCCTTTCGTAATCATTTTTATAATGTCCAGCTTCGTATAAGATGGTTGGCACACCCAAACTTTGAAACGTGTCTCCAACACAGTTAATATTAAATCCATCATCATAACGTCCTACTGCATTTGGCAAATCCTTTTGTATATAATCGTTAATAACTGCAATAACAGACATAGCTTTTTTTCGAGTCGTTGTGACCGAACGCTCCTTATCTTCTGCAGGCGATAAAAACGATAAAGTAGCAGAATTACCTGTATTACCTACACCAAAAATAGTACGTTGCCCATGAAGATTAAAACAATAATTGGGTTTAAAATCATCAAAACATTTGCGTAAAACAACACTTTCAGACTGTGACAAGTCTTGTGCATCTCTGTTTAGATCTATTTTATTGGCATTAATTCTAGTGTATTTTTCTGCGCCATCAGGATTCAAAATTGGTATAATCTGAAGTGTACAATACTCTAAAATATCAGAAAGTTCACCTTTATTGGCTGCATTTAAAAAATCAAAAAGCGCTTTTGTTGTTGTTGATTCATTACCATGCATTTGAGACCAAAGTAAAATTTTGGTCTTTCCGCTTCCAACTTTTAAAGAAAATATTGGTCGATTCTCTACCGAATAACCAATGGTAGAAACATGAAAATTTAGAGCAAGTTCATCTAAAATCTTTGTAATATTTTCATTAGTTATATAACGCCCATATAGTGATTTCTCTTTGTAAGAATTATAAAGCTCCGTAAGATATTCTGAGGTCATTCAATTTATTTAGAATACAAAGGTATACATTTGTAAATTTACAATTGTAAACACCTTGTTTGTGTCTAAAGGTTACATAACTATACAGATGTTACATTTATAACATAAGGAGTCTTAGATGAATTACAGAATTTACAATAAA
This DNA window, taken from Winogradskyella sp. PC-19, encodes the following:
- a CDS encoding M14 metallopeptidase family protein → MTSEYLTELYNSYKEKSLYGRYITNENITKILDELALNFHVSTIGYSVENRPIFSLKVGSGKTKILLWSQMHGNESTTTKALFDFLNAANKGELSDILEYCTLQIIPILNPDGAEKYTRINANKIDLNRDAQDLSQSESVVLRKCFDDFKPNYCFNLHGQRTIFGVGNTGNSATLSFLSPAEDKERSVTTTRKKAMSVIAVINDYIQKDLPNAVGRYDDGFNINCVGDTFQSLGVPTILYEAGHYKNDYEREQTRLFVFKSLIYGLCAIAKGVEVENFESYFDIPQNEKNFYDVIIRNSRIRNSDKNTVDIGIQFKEVLELNMIKFIPFVEKIENLDGYFAHNEIDANGNVVLDQSKKEIQVANEIVFVMLNNCKTLIKS